One part of the Heptranchias perlo isolate sHepPer1 chromosome 10, sHepPer1.hap1, whole genome shotgun sequence genome encodes these proteins:
- the LOC137326576 gene encoding EEF1A lysine methyltransferase 3-like gives MTTALCQENSGDEAPKVKDYSPTCYIIHSNFEFCGHRLKIARTMGANLGVSANVWEAAIALCRYFEKENISFTGKKVIELGSGTGIVGILAALLGGDVTMTDKPNILEQIENNVSINIPTARRHRLKVSALTWGENHTDFPTDYDFILGSDIVHSSVTYPALIETLRHLADRGTTIYLSSEIRKRNGSPSFHEVHLPPYFNCQVVDRLKDKNITVYKMTKIGTSPGDGLLT, from the exons ATGACGACAGCTCTGTGCCAGGAGAATTCCGGCGACGAGGCCCCAAAGGTGAAGGATTACTCTCCGACCTGCTACATCATACACAGCAACTTCGAGTTCTGCGGACACCGTTTAAAGATCGCACGAACTATGGGCGCCAACCTGGGCGTTTCTGCTAATGTCTGGGAGGCT GCGATTGCACTGTGCCGGTACTTCGAGAAGGAGAACATCAGTTTTACTGGGAAGAAAGTGATTGAGCTGGGATCGGGCACTGGGATCGTGGGGATTTTAGCAGCCTTACTCG GTGGAGATGTTACCATGACAGATAAACCGAACATCTTGGAGCAAATAGAAAACAATGTCTCCATCAACATCCCCACTGCCCGCAGACACCGTTTAAAAGTCAGTGCCCTGACCTGGGGTGAAAACCACACTGACTTTCCGACCGACTATGACTTCATCCTGGGTTCTGATATTGTCCATAGCTCAGTTACCTACCCCGCGCTAATAGAAACACTGCGTCATCTCGCCGACCGAGGGACGACAATTTACCTCTCTTCCGAAATACGAAAGAGGAATGGATCCCCCTCTTTCCACGAGGTGCATCTACCACCGTATTTTAACTGCCAGGTTGTTGATAGGTTAAAGGACAAAAATATTACTGTGTACAAAATGACCAAAATTGGTACAAGTCCTGGGGATGGGCTCCTAACCTAA